A genomic stretch from Oreochromis niloticus isolate F11D_XX linkage group LG11, O_niloticus_UMD_NMBU, whole genome shotgun sequence includes:
- the mtx1a gene encoding metaxin-1a, which produces MAAPDELFCWEGDWGLPSVSTDCLVVLAYAQFAGAPLKLRKISNPWRSPSGSLPALRTNQKETLSRPSDIIIHLRKQKFNADYDLSAKEGADSLAFISLMEEKLMPALIYTFWIEPKNYVDVTRRWYAEHMPFPLNFFLPGRMQRQQLEKLRLLRGDERLEAGEELEKELYRDAVECMNLLSQRLGSHKFFFGDSPSSLDAYVFGHLAPILKCKLPNGKLQQHLKSLDNLTNFCTNILQLYFPKDGRESFSQKTSSQSEGGDFDHVPNKRRKQFLSALVALGAMLSYALLTGMVSIQHAHHEALEEPPDLQDIGSHHDHEDEGDG; this is translated from the exons ATGGCGGCGCCCGATGAGTTGTTTTGCTGGGAAGGAGACTGGGGTTTGCCGTCGGTCAGTACCGACTGCCTGGTGGTTCTG gcctACGCCCAGTTTGCTGGAGCTCCTCTCAAACTTCGAAAGATCTCCAACCCCTGGAGGAGTCCCAGCG GTTCTCTTCCTGCTCTGAGGACCAATCAGAAAGAAACTCTGTCCCGACCCTCTGACATCATCATCCACCTCAGAAAACAG AAATTCAATGCAGACTACGACCTGTCGGCCAAGGAAGGCGCCGACAGCCTGGCCTTCATCTCTCTgatggaggaaaaactcatGCCGGCTCTG ATTTACACCTTCTGGATCGAGCCGAAGAACTACGTGGACGTGACTCGGCGCTGGTACGCCGAGCACATGCCGTTCCCCCTGAACTTCTTCCTGCCGGGACGAATGCAGCGGCAACAGCTGGAGAAACTGCGACTGCTGCGAGGAGATGAGAGGCTGGAGGCCGGAGAGGAGCTGGAGAAGGAG TTGTACCGAGATGCTGTCGAGTGCATGAACCTGCTGTCCCAGCGGCTCGGCTCTCACAAATTCTTCTTTGGAGACTC GCCTTCCTCTCTCGATGCCTACGTGTTTGGTCACTTGGCGCCCATCCTGAAGTGCAAACTGCCCAATGGGAAACTACAGCAGCATCTGAAATCTCTCGACAACCTGACCAACTTCTGCACCAACATCCTGCAGCTCTACTTCCCCAAAGACGGCCGAG AGAGCTTCAGTCAGAAGACTTCCTCCCAGTCTGAAGGCGGAGACTTCGACCACGTTCCCAACAAGCGGAGGAAGCAGTTCCTGTCTGCTCTGGTGGCTCTGGGCGCCATGCTGAGCTACGCCCTGCTGACCGGCATGGTGTCAATCCAGCATGCCCATCACGAGGCGCTGGAGGAGCCGCCCGACCTACAGGACATCGGCTCCCATCACGACCACGAGGACGAAGGAGACGGCTGA